Proteins encoded in a region of the Quercus lobata isolate SW786 chromosome 8, ValleyOak3.0 Primary Assembly, whole genome shotgun sequence genome:
- the LOC115956745 gene encoding putative receptor-like protein kinase At4g00960, with product MDKGVLSAMLFFIIPLYMPKIVAAEDSLFLFCSNDFQNYTHNSPFEYNLMHLLGLLPSRTSVTGFNSTSFGDTNKVYGEALCRGAINSTACKTCIETANKEILQCKNEEVVIYLELCQVRYSYQQFSIMVYAGKYPDRNKREKTISNEDPVHFNKVFKHLMNVLSNEAALNPSNKRMFATGEIQFSKNRTIYGLVQCTRDISDVICYNCLESAIGDLKACCYSREGGIVVSRNCNVRYQLYRFYSSSSVLVTYPSSKGKKLKIWMVAMFTCISTLVVLLGSCAVYCRLKKGTKQDEERSQHALLHELASPTAVAVTREGELVISEELPFIDLATIRSATDEFSDSNKLGQGGFGTVYKGTLPDGKEVAVKRLSRKSWQGLEEFKNEIILIAKLQHRNLVKLLGCGIEGEEKVLIYEYMPNRSLDIFIFDSKRSLQLDWETCYNIIGGIARGLLYLHEDSRVLKIIHRDLKPSNILLDHDMIAKISDFGMARIFCENQNIANTRRVVGTYGYMAPEYAMEGLFSVKSDVFSFGVILLEIISRKRNNRFYLTQHASTLLAYAWRLWNEGKDLEIVDPLLMESCQTSEVQRCIQIGLLCVQEDPTDRPTMSIVVALLGSESMELSPPRQPALSVGNVVPSGLSSTTPSVNELTVSIISPW from the exons ATGGACAAAGGTGTACTTTCAGCTATGCTTTTCTTCATTATACCACTGTACATGCCCAAAATTGTTGCTGCTGAagattctctctttcttttttgttcaaatGATTTCCAAAATTACACACATAATAGCCCATTTGAATACAACCTCATGCACCTTCTTGGGTTATTGCCTTCCAGAACTTCAGTAACAGGTTTCAACAGCACCTCCTTTGGAGATACTAACAAAGTCTATGGTGAAGCACTTTGTAGAGGGGCTATCAACTCCACAGCTTGTAAAACTTGTATTGAGACTGCTAACAAAGAAATCTTGCAGTGCAAGAACGAAGAAGTGGTAATATACCTAGAACTTTGTCAAGTTCGCTATTCCTACCAGCAATTCTCAATTATGGTTTATGCTGGGAAGTATCCTGACAGGAATAAAAGGGAGAAAACCATATCAAATGAGGACCCGGTTCATTTTAATAAGGTTTTCAAGCATTTAATGAATGTCCTTTCAAATGAGGCAGCACTCAATCCTTCTAATAAGCGCATGTTTGCAACTGGGGAAATTCAATTTTCTAAGAACAGAACAATTTATGGTTTAGTACAGTGTACTAGGGACATTTCTGATGTAATCTGTTATAATTGTCTGGAATCTGCTATAGGCGATTTGAAGGCTTGCTGCTATTCTCGTGAAGGTGGAATTGTTGTTAGTAGGAATTGTAATGTGAGGTATCAGCTGTACAGATTCTATAGTTCCTCAAGCGTTCTAGTAACTTACCCAAGTTCCAAAG ggaaaaaactgaaaatttggaTGGTTGCAATGTTTACATGTATATCAACACTAGTGGTTCTACTTGGTTCTTGTGCTGTTTATTGCCGATTgaaaaagggaacaaaacaaG ATGAGGAGAGAAGCCAGCATGCATTATTGCACGAGTTAGCAAGCCCCACTGCAGTTGCAGTCACACGAGAAGGTGAATTGGTGATCTCTGAGGAACTACCTTTTATCGATCTAGCTACAATTAGATCAGCTACAGATGAATTTTCAGACTCAAACAAGCTTGGGCAAGGTGGATTTGGCACCGTGTACAAG GGTACGCTACCAGATGGGAAGGAAGTGGCAGTGAAAAGGCTGTCGAGAAAGTCATGGCAAGGCTTAGAGGAATTTAAGAATGAAATCATACTAATTGCTAAACTTCAACACAGGAATCTTGTGAAGCTATTGGGATGTGGCATAGAGGGAGAGGAAAAGGTCCTCATATATGAATACATGCCCAACAGAAGTCTTGATatctttatttttg ATTCAAAAAGAAGCTTGCAACTTGATTGGGAGACATGCTATAACATTATTGGTGGGATTGCTAGAGGACTGCTATATCTTCATGAGGACTCCCGAGTACTTAAAATCATTCACAGGGACTTGAAGCCTAGCAATATTTTGTTGGACCATGACATGATTGCCAAAATATCAGATTTTGGCATGGCAAGGATCTTTTGTGAAAACCAGAATATAGCTAACACAAGAAGAGTTGTAGGAACATA TGGATATATGGCTCCAGAGTATGCAATGGAGGGACTATTCTCTGTAAAGTCAGATGTTTTCAGCTTTGGTGTGATCTTGCTTGAGATTATTAGTAGGAAAAGGAATAACCGCTTCTACCTTACACAGCATGCCTCAACACTCCTTGCATAT GCATGGAGACTATGGAATGAAGGAAAAGATTTGGAAATTGTGGACCCTTTGCTGATGGAATCATGCCAGACATCCGAAGTCCAAAGATGCATTCAAATCGGACTTTTGTGTGTGCAAGAAGATCCTACAGACAGGCCTACCATGTCCATTGTGGTGGCTCTTCTAGGAAGTGAATCAATGGAACTTTCACCACCAAGACAACCTGCACTTTCTGTTGGTAATGTGGTTCCAAGTGGTCTATCTTCAACAACTCCTTCTGTAAATGAACTTACTGTTTCTATTATTTCACCATGGTGA
- the LOC115956747 gene encoding cysteine-rich receptor-like protein kinase 10, translated as MVQFHIVPKVFQLHMLFVFLALLWDLAYADPPYPNCSNTGNYTVTSSFQNNLNNILLSLSSNASISKFYNTSTGNDTDRVYGLYMCLDYVTNESCHDCITTASQDISKLCPSTTEAVVWEEICQLRYSKKSFFGILDVTGNIPLDNQKNNSQPEVFKSIVNVTLNTLAYQAAFNLSANMYATGEAAFQDKTIYALVQCTRDLSAIDCNLCLQSATADILRVYYYSVGARLLSRSCFLRYELYSFYEGTSNSPGSSQMGGGQMKLWMIVVVTVVSACLVIVLLGSYVYCRMMNKMGKKKILEHGIIQNIGSSSNLDIHHLHFQGRYESKSQEFPYFNLASLQAATNNFGDSNKLGQGGFGPVYKGILSGGKVVAIKRLSCYSEQGLEEFTNEVLLIMKLQHKNLVRLLGFCIDGEEKLLVYEFMPNSSLDVILFDPRNHAKLNWSRRLNIITGIARGILYLHEDSRLRIIHRDLKASNVLLDYEMNPKISDFGMARIFAGNEGATNTTTIVGTYGYMAPEYAMGGIYSIKSDVFSFGVLLLEIISGKGNAGFHQSKCASSLLAYAWKLWNEGKALELMDPLLIDSFNRDEFLRYVHIGLLCVQEDASDRPTMSVVVVMLKSETVSLSPPERPAFSMGRFTDNNETDPNCLSVSGLSISSIRPR; from the exons ATGGTTCAATTCCATATTGTTCCAAAAGTCTTTCAATTGCATATGCTCTTTGTCTTCCTTGCCCTCTTATGGGATCTGGCCTATGCTGACCCTCCATATCCCAATTGTTCAAACACTGGTAACTATACAGTTACTAGTTCATTTCAGAATAATCTTAACAATATCCTCCTTTCTTTATCCTCGAATGCTTCCATTTCCAAATTCTACAATACCTCCACTGGCAATGACACAGATAGAGTTTATGGTCTCTACATGTGCCTCGACTATGTTACAAACGAAAGCTGTCACGACTGCATAACTACGGCTTCACAAGATATCTCGAAGCTTTGTCCAAGCACAACAGAAGCGGTGGTGTGGGAGGAGATATGTCAATTGCGCTACTccaaaaaaagtttctttggCATATTAGATGTCACAGGAAATATTCCCTTAGATAACCAGAAGAATAATTCACAACCAGAAGTGTTCAAATCTATTGTGAACGTGACCTTGAATACGCTTGCTTATCAGGCAGCTTTCAATCTTTCAGCTAACATGTATGCTACCGGAGAAGCAGCCTTTCAAGACAAAACAATCTATGCTTTAGTACAGTGCACTAGAGACCTGTCTGCCATTGACTGTAATTTATGCCTTCAGAGTGCTACAGCAGATATTTTGAGGGTCTACTATTACTCCGTTGGTGCAAGACTTCTCAGTCGTAGTTGCTTCTTGAGATATGAATTGTATTCCTTTTATGAAGGCACATCTAACTCTCCTGGTTCTTCACAAATGGGAG GTGGTCAAATGAAATTGTGGATGATTGTAGTTGTTACTGTTGTATCAGCATGCTTGGTGATAGTCCTTCTGGGTTCCTATGTTTACTGTCGTATGATGAATAAAATGG gcaagaagaaaattttagaacATGGAATAATTCAAAACATTGGTAGTTCCAGTAACTTAGACATCCATCACCTGCATTTTCAAGGAAGATATGAATCGAAATCTCAGGAGTTCCCCTATTTTAATTTGGCATCTTTGCAAGCAGCTACCAACAACTTTGGTGATTCAAATAAGCTTGGGCAAGGTGGCTTTGGTCCTGTTTACAAG GGCATACTAAGTGGTGGAAAGGTAGTAGCAATTAAGAGGCTCTCATGCTACTCTGAGCAGGGTTTAGAGGAATTCACAAATGAAGTTCTACTAATAATGAAACTTCAACACAAAAATCTTGTCAGGCTTCTAGGGTTTTGCATAGATGGAGAGGAAAAGCTACTTGTCTATGAATTCATGCCCAACAGTAGCCTAGATGTCATTCTCTTTG ATCCAAGGAATCATGCAAAACTCAATTGGAGCAGACGTCTTAATATAATAACTGGAATTGCACGTGGAATTCTTTATCTTCATGAGGATTCTCGACTTAGAATTATTCATAGGGACCTAAAAGCTAGTAATGTATTGTTGGACTATGAAATGAACCCTAAGATCTCAGACTTTGGAATGGCAAGGATCTTTGCAGGAAATGAAGGCGCAACTAATACTACTACAATAGTGGGGACATA TGGATACATGGCTCCAGAATATGCTATGGGAGGAATATATTCTATTAAGTCTGACGTGTTTAGTTTTGGAGTACTCTTGCTTGAGATCATATCTGGGAAGGGAAATGCTGGCTTCCATCAATCAAAATGTGCTTCTAGCCTCCTAGCATAT GCATGGAAACTATGGAATGAAGGAAAGGCATTGGAGCTAATGGATCCTTTATTGATTGACTCGTTCAATAGAGATGAATTTCTAAGATACGTACATATTGGACTTTTGTGTGTTCAAGAAGATGCATCTGATAGGCCAACAATGTCAGTTGTGGTTGTAATGTTGAAAAGTGAAACTGTGAGTCTTAGCCCACCTGAACGGCCTGCCTTTTCGATGGGTAGATTCACTGATAACAACGAAACTGATCCTAATTGTCTCTCTGTTTCCGGCTTATCTATTTCCAGTATTAGGCCACGGTGA